In a single window of the Branchiostoma floridae strain S238N-H82 chromosome 2, Bfl_VNyyK, whole genome shotgun sequence genome:
- the LOC118407830 gene encoding tyrosine-protein phosphatase non-receptor type 9-like isoform X3 codes for MKGKQATRYKESIFNFHPTEDPLKSELLTGKFTVLPTRDYHGAAIALFTAKLHDPSKSTHQLTLKGVIYQLDQALENRQTQRNGLIFVYDMTDSAYSNFDYDLSRKILNLLKGGYPARMKRVLIVTAPLWFKVPFSVLRQFVREKLRERVHVLDTTELHNFIPLSALPTHLGGDLLIDHPSWLQRCWNASLAQDHAGPNDTPPSPSEYTPFVSPNMKNRTENDKDRDSDASSQNSDTEHIDVALNGIVDVTKPVTKSEPNTPTETDSGFSERQGVEKPQAVSAAHTTNGNAQAAVDDRIEDEDSSEEDESVPPPPLPRKTYLTNFEEESIHTAEEGGMTMDQLCVHLKTTGIKGIYKEYAMIRAEAPAGTFNCSKATYNQCKNRYTDVLSLDHSRVKLNILDEDDTTDYINANYMDAYKHKNAFIATQGPLPRTFPDFWRMVWEQQVLIIVMTTRVIERGRLKCGQYWPNEEGMLDHYANFRVTNLEIQAGDDYTISRLKLDNLETDESREVAHFQFTSWPDFGVPRSAAAMLDFLTEVRQYQADGCKAMGPAWVGHHRGPPIVVHCSAGIGRTGTFCTLDICLDRLADIGTVNVKETVQRMRTQRAFSIQTPDQYHFCHTAIIEHCQRHGTLGQVDYGQYDDSDSD; via the exons ATGAAGGGCAAACAA GCAACACGTTACAAGGAAAGCATCTTCAACTTCCACCCAACAGAGGACCCGCTTAAGAGTGAGCTGTTGACGGGGAAGTTCACAGTCCTG CCCACCCGAGACTACCACGGGGCGGCCATCGCTCTGTTCACGGCCAAACTCCACGACCCCAGCAAGAGCACTCATCAGCTGACTCTCAAGGGTGTCATCTACCAGTTGGACCAAGCACTTGAAAA CCGTCAGACCCAGCGGAATGGGCTCATCTTCGTGTATGACATGACAGACTCTGCCTACAGTAACTTTGACTACGACCTCAGCAGGAAGATCCTCAATCTGCTCAAG GGAGGGTATCCAGCGCGTATGAAACGAGTGTTAATCGTGACTGCGCCCCTGTGGTTCAAGGTGCCCTTCAGCGTACTGCGACAGTTTGTCCGAGAAAAGCTCAGAGAAAGG GTCCACGTTCTGGATACAACAGAGCTGCACAACTTCATTCCCCTGTCTGCACTCCCCACCCACCTGGGGGGAGACCTGCTCATCGACCACCCCTCGTGGCTGCAGCGCTGCTGGAACGCCTCCCTGGCCCAGGACCACGCCGGACCAAACGACACCCCTCCCTCCCCCTCCGAGTACACCCCCTTTGTCAGTCCCAACATGAAAAACAGGACTGAGAACGACAAGGACCGCGACTCGGACGCCAGCTCGCAGAATTCAGACACTGAGCACATTGACGTTGCTCTGAACGGCATAGTGGACGTCACCAAACCGGTTACCAAGTCCGAGCCCAACACGCCcacagagacagacagtggCTTCTCAGAGAGGCAGGGCGTGGAAAAGCCGCAGGCCGTCAGCGCGGCGCACACCACGAACGGGAACGCTCAGGCTGCCGTGGACGACAGAATAGAAGACGAGGACTCAAGCGAGGAGGATGAAAGTGTGCCGCCGCCACCTCTGCCCAGAAAGACATACTTGACAAATTTtgaggaagagtccattcacaCAGCGGAAGAGGGGGGAATGACCATGGACCAACTTTGTGTGCACCTGAAGACGACAGGAATAAAGGGAATCTACAAGGAGTACGCCATGATCAGAGCTGAGGCTCCCGCAGGGACTTTCAACTGCTCCAA GGCTACATACAACCAGTGTAAGAACAGATATACAGACGTTCTCAGTTTGGACCACTCACGAGTTAAGCTCAACATCTTGGATGAGGATGAT ACCACTGACTACATCAACGCTAACTACATGGATGCCTACAAGCACAAGAACGCATTCATCGCCACCCAAGGCCCCCTACCCAGGACATTCCCCGACTTCTGGCGAATGGTGTGGGAACAACAGGTGCTCATCATCGTCATGACAACCAG AGTGATTGAGCGAGGGCGGCTGAAGTGCGGGCAGTACTGGCCAAACGAGGAGGGGATGCTTGACCACTACGCCAACTTCCGAGTGACCAACCTGGAGATCCAGGCCGGAGATGACTACACCATCTCCAGACTCAAGCTGGACAACCTGGAG ACGGACGAGTCTCGGGAGGTCGCCCACTTCCAGTTCACCAGCTGGCCAGATTTTGGCGTGCCGCGCTCGgcagcggccatgttggatttccttACGGAGGTGCGACAGTACCAGGCGGACGGTTGCAAGGCCATGGGGCCGGCCTGGGTGGGGCACCACAGGGGGCCTCCCATCGTGGTACACTGCAGTGCTGGCATTGGCAGGACAG GCACCTTCTGTACGCTGGACATCTGTCTGGACCGGCTGGCGGACATCGGAACGGTTAACGTGAAGGAGACGGTACAGCGGATGCGCACCCAGCGAGCCTTCAGCATCCAGACACCTGACCAGTACCACTTCTGTCACACCGCCATCATCGAGCACTGTCAGAGACACGGCACCCTGGGACAGGTAGACTACGGGCAGTACGACGACAGCGACAGCGACTGA
- the LOC118407830 gene encoding tyrosine-protein phosphatase non-receptor type 9-like isoform X1, with protein MRLCSLEANMADPLSSEEEQATAEFLQRINFWRSQHNAAPLPWDTAVKFLMARKFDVNRAIDLYAQYAATRYKESIFNFHPTEDPLKSELLTGKFTVLPTRDYHGAAIALFTAKLHDPSKSTHQLTLKGVIYQLDQALENRQTQRNGLIFVYDMTDSAYSNFDYDLSRKILNLLKGGYPARMKRVLIVTAPLWFKVPFSVLRQFVREKLRERVHVLDTTELHNFIPLSALPTHLGGDLLIDHPSWLQRCWNASLAQDHAGPNDTPPSPSEYTPFVSPNMKNRTENDKDRDSDASSQNSDTEHIDVALNGIVDVTKPVTKSEPNTPTETDSGFSERQGVEKPQAVSAAHTTNGNAQAAVDDRIEDEDSSEEDESVPPPPLPRKTYLTNFEEESIHTAEEGGMTMDQLCVHLKTTGIKGIYKEYAMIRAEAPAGTFNCSKATYNQCKNRYTDVLSLDHSRVKLNILDEDDTTDYINANYMDAYKHKNAFIATQGPLPRTFPDFWRMVWEQQVLIIVMTTRVIERGRLKCGQYWPNEEGMLDHYANFRVTNLEIQAGDDYTISRLKLDNLETDESREVAHFQFTSWPDFGVPRSAAAMLDFLTEVRQYQADGCKAMGPAWVGHHRGPPIVVHCSAGIGRTGTFCTLDICLDRLADIGTVNVKETVQRMRTQRAFSIQTPDQYHFCHTAIIEHCQRHGTLGQVDYGQYDDSDSD; from the exons ATGCGCCTTTGCTCATTAGAGGCGAACATGGCGGACCCTCTCTCGTCCGAAGAAGAGCAG GCCACAGCCGAGTTTCTTCAGCGCATCAACTTCTGGCGGTCACAGCACAATGCCGCACCCCTCCCCTGGGACACCGCTGTCAAGTTCCTCATGGCCAGGAAGTTTGACGTGAACAGGGCCATCGACCTTTACGCTCAGTACGCT GCAACACGTTACAAGGAAAGCATCTTCAACTTCCACCCAACAGAGGACCCGCTTAAGAGTGAGCTGTTGACGGGGAAGTTCACAGTCCTG CCCACCCGAGACTACCACGGGGCGGCCATCGCTCTGTTCACGGCCAAACTCCACGACCCCAGCAAGAGCACTCATCAGCTGACTCTCAAGGGTGTCATCTACCAGTTGGACCAAGCACTTGAAAA CCGTCAGACCCAGCGGAATGGGCTCATCTTCGTGTATGACATGACAGACTCTGCCTACAGTAACTTTGACTACGACCTCAGCAGGAAGATCCTCAATCTGCTCAAG GGAGGGTATCCAGCGCGTATGAAACGAGTGTTAATCGTGACTGCGCCCCTGTGGTTCAAGGTGCCCTTCAGCGTACTGCGACAGTTTGTCCGAGAAAAGCTCAGAGAAAGG GTCCACGTTCTGGATACAACAGAGCTGCACAACTTCATTCCCCTGTCTGCACTCCCCACCCACCTGGGGGGAGACCTGCTCATCGACCACCCCTCGTGGCTGCAGCGCTGCTGGAACGCCTCCCTGGCCCAGGACCACGCCGGACCAAACGACACCCCTCCCTCCCCCTCCGAGTACACCCCCTTTGTCAGTCCCAACATGAAAAACAGGACTGAGAACGACAAGGACCGCGACTCGGACGCCAGCTCGCAGAATTCAGACACTGAGCACATTGACGTTGCTCTGAACGGCATAGTGGACGTCACCAAACCGGTTACCAAGTCCGAGCCCAACACGCCcacagagacagacagtggCTTCTCAGAGAGGCAGGGCGTGGAAAAGCCGCAGGCCGTCAGCGCGGCGCACACCACGAACGGGAACGCTCAGGCTGCCGTGGACGACAGAATAGAAGACGAGGACTCAAGCGAGGAGGATGAAAGTGTGCCGCCGCCACCTCTGCCCAGAAAGACATACTTGACAAATTTtgaggaagagtccattcacaCAGCGGAAGAGGGGGGAATGACCATGGACCAACTTTGTGTGCACCTGAAGACGACAGGAATAAAGGGAATCTACAAGGAGTACGCCATGATCAGAGCTGAGGCTCCCGCAGGGACTTTCAACTGCTCCAA GGCTACATACAACCAGTGTAAGAACAGATATACAGACGTTCTCAGTTTGGACCACTCACGAGTTAAGCTCAACATCTTGGATGAGGATGAT ACCACTGACTACATCAACGCTAACTACATGGATGCCTACAAGCACAAGAACGCATTCATCGCCACCCAAGGCCCCCTACCCAGGACATTCCCCGACTTCTGGCGAATGGTGTGGGAACAACAGGTGCTCATCATCGTCATGACAACCAG AGTGATTGAGCGAGGGCGGCTGAAGTGCGGGCAGTACTGGCCAAACGAGGAGGGGATGCTTGACCACTACGCCAACTTCCGAGTGACCAACCTGGAGATCCAGGCCGGAGATGACTACACCATCTCCAGACTCAAGCTGGACAACCTGGAG ACGGACGAGTCTCGGGAGGTCGCCCACTTCCAGTTCACCAGCTGGCCAGATTTTGGCGTGCCGCGCTCGgcagcggccatgttggatttccttACGGAGGTGCGACAGTACCAGGCGGACGGTTGCAAGGCCATGGGGCCGGCCTGGGTGGGGCACCACAGGGGGCCTCCCATCGTGGTACACTGCAGTGCTGGCATTGGCAGGACAG GCACCTTCTGTACGCTGGACATCTGTCTGGACCGGCTGGCGGACATCGGAACGGTTAACGTGAAGGAGACGGTACAGCGGATGCGCACCCAGCGAGCCTTCAGCATCCAGACACCTGACCAGTACCACTTCTGTCACACCGCCATCATCGAGCACTGTCAGAGACACGGCACCCTGGGACAGGTAGACTACGGGCAGTACGACGACAGCGACAGCGACTGA
- the LOC118407830 gene encoding tyrosine-protein phosphatase non-receptor type 9-like isoform X2 yields MTLIQSPACKCRATRYKESIFNFHPTEDPLKSELLTGKFTVLPTRDYHGAAIALFTAKLHDPSKSTHQLTLKGVIYQLDQALENRQTQRNGLIFVYDMTDSAYSNFDYDLSRKILNLLKGGYPARMKRVLIVTAPLWFKVPFSVLRQFVREKLRERVHVLDTTELHNFIPLSALPTHLGGDLLIDHPSWLQRCWNASLAQDHAGPNDTPPSPSEYTPFVSPNMKNRTENDKDRDSDASSQNSDTEHIDVALNGIVDVTKPVTKSEPNTPTETDSGFSERQGVEKPQAVSAAHTTNGNAQAAVDDRIEDEDSSEEDESVPPPPLPRKTYLTNFEEESIHTAEEGGMTMDQLCVHLKTTGIKGIYKEYAMIRAEAPAGTFNCSKATYNQCKNRYTDVLSLDHSRVKLNILDEDDTTDYINANYMDAYKHKNAFIATQGPLPRTFPDFWRMVWEQQVLIIVMTTRVIERGRLKCGQYWPNEEGMLDHYANFRVTNLEIQAGDDYTISRLKLDNLETDESREVAHFQFTSWPDFGVPRSAAAMLDFLTEVRQYQADGCKAMGPAWVGHHRGPPIVVHCSAGIGRTGTFCTLDICLDRLADIGTVNVKETVQRMRTQRAFSIQTPDQYHFCHTAIIEHCQRHGTLGQVDYGQYDDSDSD; encoded by the exons ATGACATTGATACAAAGCCCAGCTTGTAAATGTAGG GCAACACGTTACAAGGAAAGCATCTTCAACTTCCACCCAACAGAGGACCCGCTTAAGAGTGAGCTGTTGACGGGGAAGTTCACAGTCCTG CCCACCCGAGACTACCACGGGGCGGCCATCGCTCTGTTCACGGCCAAACTCCACGACCCCAGCAAGAGCACTCATCAGCTGACTCTCAAGGGTGTCATCTACCAGTTGGACCAAGCACTTGAAAA CCGTCAGACCCAGCGGAATGGGCTCATCTTCGTGTATGACATGACAGACTCTGCCTACAGTAACTTTGACTACGACCTCAGCAGGAAGATCCTCAATCTGCTCAAG GGAGGGTATCCAGCGCGTATGAAACGAGTGTTAATCGTGACTGCGCCCCTGTGGTTCAAGGTGCCCTTCAGCGTACTGCGACAGTTTGTCCGAGAAAAGCTCAGAGAAAGG GTCCACGTTCTGGATACAACAGAGCTGCACAACTTCATTCCCCTGTCTGCACTCCCCACCCACCTGGGGGGAGACCTGCTCATCGACCACCCCTCGTGGCTGCAGCGCTGCTGGAACGCCTCCCTGGCCCAGGACCACGCCGGACCAAACGACACCCCTCCCTCCCCCTCCGAGTACACCCCCTTTGTCAGTCCCAACATGAAAAACAGGACTGAGAACGACAAGGACCGCGACTCGGACGCCAGCTCGCAGAATTCAGACACTGAGCACATTGACGTTGCTCTGAACGGCATAGTGGACGTCACCAAACCGGTTACCAAGTCCGAGCCCAACACGCCcacagagacagacagtggCTTCTCAGAGAGGCAGGGCGTGGAAAAGCCGCAGGCCGTCAGCGCGGCGCACACCACGAACGGGAACGCTCAGGCTGCCGTGGACGACAGAATAGAAGACGAGGACTCAAGCGAGGAGGATGAAAGTGTGCCGCCGCCACCTCTGCCCAGAAAGACATACTTGACAAATTTtgaggaagagtccattcacaCAGCGGAAGAGGGGGGAATGACCATGGACCAACTTTGTGTGCACCTGAAGACGACAGGAATAAAGGGAATCTACAAGGAGTACGCCATGATCAGAGCTGAGGCTCCCGCAGGGACTTTCAACTGCTCCAA GGCTACATACAACCAGTGTAAGAACAGATATACAGACGTTCTCAGTTTGGACCACTCACGAGTTAAGCTCAACATCTTGGATGAGGATGAT ACCACTGACTACATCAACGCTAACTACATGGATGCCTACAAGCACAAGAACGCATTCATCGCCACCCAAGGCCCCCTACCCAGGACATTCCCCGACTTCTGGCGAATGGTGTGGGAACAACAGGTGCTCATCATCGTCATGACAACCAG AGTGATTGAGCGAGGGCGGCTGAAGTGCGGGCAGTACTGGCCAAACGAGGAGGGGATGCTTGACCACTACGCCAACTTCCGAGTGACCAACCTGGAGATCCAGGCCGGAGATGACTACACCATCTCCAGACTCAAGCTGGACAACCTGGAG ACGGACGAGTCTCGGGAGGTCGCCCACTTCCAGTTCACCAGCTGGCCAGATTTTGGCGTGCCGCGCTCGgcagcggccatgttggatttccttACGGAGGTGCGACAGTACCAGGCGGACGGTTGCAAGGCCATGGGGCCGGCCTGGGTGGGGCACCACAGGGGGCCTCCCATCGTGGTACACTGCAGTGCTGGCATTGGCAGGACAG GCACCTTCTGTACGCTGGACATCTGTCTGGACCGGCTGGCGGACATCGGAACGGTTAACGTGAAGGAGACGGTACAGCGGATGCGCACCCAGCGAGCCTTCAGCATCCAGACACCTGACCAGTACCACTTCTGTCACACCGCCATCATCGAGCACTGTCAGAGACACGGCACCCTGGGACAGGTAGACTACGGGCAGTACGACGACAGCGACAGCGACTGA